One genomic region from Pseudoduganella lutea encodes:
- a CDS encoding TrbI/VirB10 family protein, with protein sequence MKLRERWEAATSRLSPRQKQYMTASSILAGGIGMLWLVLSLAGADEPKTAPNAGQAKEKVVVNPEQEGVTPPRVDPLDQWVGTAGKTLAQYKVDKDAQDRFNAERKAGEQTLMQRLADLERKQQEQNLAASAAPVAPPAAPSAPAPTGRPPAMPSHTASGAPPLVDPSGYPPGSPVTPLPVPNGTADMPVPPAEPAPALIRVNLAQPTPAAKSADAPEAAGREADHESSEGGMLDTYLPVGFIRGETLSGIAAPTGGQAQANPLPVLIRLLDNAVLPNHYRSEVKECFVIASGYGSISASRAYLRTVNLSCVRRDGRALEVKIDGNVLGEDGMLGLRGRLVTMQGQMLANALRAGIVSGIGQGFGQSGATFSTTPFGTLATSPEGMGDRMQRGIGSGVGRALDNLANYYIKLAEETFPVIEVGAKRQVDIVLTRGVRLPRLGKEKDDATVD encoded by the coding sequence ATGAAGCTTCGAGAACGATGGGAAGCGGCAACGAGCCGTCTGAGCCCCAGGCAGAAGCAGTACATGACGGCCAGCAGCATCCTGGCAGGCGGTATCGGCATGCTCTGGCTGGTGTTGAGCCTGGCCGGTGCTGACGAGCCCAAGACGGCCCCCAATGCTGGCCAGGCCAAGGAAAAAGTGGTGGTCAACCCGGAACAGGAGGGCGTGACCCCGCCCCGTGTGGACCCGCTGGACCAGTGGGTAGGGACCGCCGGCAAGACACTGGCGCAATACAAGGTGGACAAGGATGCGCAGGACCGTTTCAATGCGGAGCGCAAGGCCGGTGAACAGACACTGATGCAGCGACTGGCCGATCTGGAACGCAAACAGCAGGAGCAGAACCTGGCCGCGTCAGCAGCGCCCGTTGCGCCACCGGCCGCGCCATCTGCACCGGCGCCGACAGGCCGTCCGCCCGCCATGCCGTCGCATACCGCCTCCGGCGCTCCGCCGCTGGTAGACCCTTCCGGCTATCCTCCTGGCAGTCCTGTAACACCGCTGCCAGTGCCCAACGGCACAGCGGATATGCCGGTGCCTCCCGCCGAGCCGGCGCCAGCGCTGATCCGCGTCAACCTGGCGCAGCCGACACCTGCCGCGAAATCGGCCGACGCGCCGGAAGCCGCCGGCCGCGAGGCGGATCATGAGAGTTCCGAAGGCGGCATGCTCGACACGTATCTGCCGGTGGGTTTTATTCGTGGCGAAACGTTGAGTGGCATCGCGGCGCCGACCGGCGGGCAGGCACAGGCCAACCCATTGCCGGTGTTGATCCGCCTGCTGGACAACGCCGTGCTGCCGAACCATTACCGCAGCGAGGTGAAGGAGTGTTTCGTGATCGCTTCCGGCTACGGCAGCATCAGCGCTTCCCGCGCGTACCTGCGAACCGTGAACCTGTCTTGCGTGCGCCGGGATGGCCGTGCGCTGGAGGTCAAGATCGACGGCAACGTGCTGGGCGAGGACGGCATGCTGGGGCTGCGCGGCCGCCTGGTGACCATGCAGGGGCAGATGCTGGCCAATGCGCTGCGTGCCGGCATTGTCAGCGGTATTGGCCAGGGTTTTGGGCAAAGTGGTGCAACCTTTTCCACCACACCGTTCGGTACGCTGGCCACGTCGCCCGAAGGCATGGGCGACCGGATGCAGCGCGGCATCGGTAGCGGCGTGGGGCGTGCACTGGACAACCTGGCGAATTACTACATCAAGCTGGCCGAAGAGACGTTTCCCGTCATCGAGGTCGGTGCCAAGCGGCAGGTGGACATCGTACTGACCAGGGGCGTGCGTCTGCCGAGGTTGGGGAAGGAGAAAGACGATGCGACCGTGGATTAA
- a CDS encoding TraK domain-containing protein: MKRRHVILLLTLACHGACAHAGQPRDVRDGEIMEAAISTDAPTRVRLEGQRIVNVVGNIHSSSNCEGAPANGAVPQTAAQLATPTVNPRGDVILNCDLDKGEIYVRPVSASLAKPINLFVSSPRATYTLLLRPARMAADTLILRDRHIDSTQTASTNNRPAAAHHVRALKTLLVSMATGRDADGAQAEHMEVRKALWQEAEYTQLHRVEARALVGETYRLRNIGNTVMVLAEQEFDREGVLAVAIERHNLRPGEATLVHVIAGQEEGAR, encoded by the coding sequence ATGAAACGTAGACACGTCATCCTGCTGCTTACATTGGCCTGCCACGGTGCCTGCGCCCATGCGGGCCAGCCGCGCGACGTGCGCGATGGCGAAATCATGGAAGCGGCCATTTCGACCGACGCGCCCACGCGCGTGCGCCTGGAGGGGCAACGCATCGTCAACGTGGTTGGCAACATCCACTCCAGCAGCAATTGCGAGGGCGCGCCGGCCAACGGCGCCGTGCCGCAGACTGCGGCGCAACTGGCCACTCCCACTGTCAATCCGCGCGGCGACGTTATCCTCAATTGCGACCTCGACAAGGGCGAAATCTATGTCAGGCCGGTTTCCGCGAGCCTGGCCAAGCCGATCAATTTATTCGTGTCGTCGCCGCGCGCCACCTACACCCTGCTGCTGCGCCCGGCACGCATGGCGGCGGACACGCTGATCCTGCGTGACCGCCATATCGACAGCACGCAGACAGCGTCGACGAATAACAGGCCCGCCGCTGCGCACCATGTGCGGGCCCTGAAGACCTTGCTGGTATCGATGGCGACTGGCCGCGACGCCGATGGTGCGCAGGCCGAACACATGGAAGTGCGCAAGGCCCTATGGCAGGAGGCCGAATACACGCAACTGCACCGCGTCGAGGCGCGGGCATTGGTGGGCGAAACCTACCGGTTGCGCAATATCGGCAATACCGTCATGGTGCTGGCCGAACAGGAATTCGACCGCGAAGGCGTGCTGGCGGTCGCGATCGAGCGGCACAACCTGCGGCCGGGCGAGGCCACGCTGGTCCATGTCATCGCGGGCCAGGAGGAGGGCGCGCGATGA
- the traL gene encoding type IV conjugative transfer system protein TraL produces the protein MLTDTYIPRRLDDQWKIGLWDIDVAAPVLFMLFVGYLASSLWGFCAAVAIGIYFARKMARTKADKHPAYALHWLYWHLPTNPVSSMRATPPSHIRRMVG, from the coding sequence ATGCTGACCGACACCTATATCCCGCGCCGGTTGGACGATCAGTGGAAGATCGGCCTGTGGGACATCGATGTCGCAGCCCCCGTCCTTTTCATGCTGTTCGTGGGCTATCTGGCCAGCAGCCTGTGGGGCTTCTGCGCTGCTGTGGCCATTGGCATTTACTTCGCCCGCAAGATGGCGCGCACCAAGGCTGACAAACACCCTGCCTATGCGTTGCACTGGCTGTACTGGCATTTGCCCACCAATCCGGTGAGTTCGATGCGCGCCACGCCGCCATCGCACATCCGCCGCATGGTGGGATAA
- a CDS encoding DsbC family protein, which produces MRPWINWIPLLLAVGLPAALAARAEDAMLAQLRKAHPGTRFDRVTPTPVAGIYEVWMGDNVAYVRRGSTRYLIFGHLYDVRHMRDLTASRKASRPASDGEPLQRTTGTVHRQAVADVPVADAIVATQGNGARRLLVFTDPACGFCRELDKELRELRDVTVLHYLVPFQGRALPEAIWCAPDRDAAYRRVMTDGTAPQSSISACAMPLERNMALAGRLGIRVTPTLVFADGRITAGVLPSAEIEAGLARAADGLARADGIARTKYGTSRKR; this is translated from the coding sequence ATGCGACCGTGGATTAACTGGATACCGCTATTGCTGGCGGTGGGTCTGCCAGCCGCGCTCGCCGCGCGAGCCGAGGACGCCATGCTGGCGCAGTTGCGCAAGGCGCATCCCGGCACGCGCTTCGACCGGGTAACACCGACACCTGTCGCCGGCATCTATGAAGTCTGGATGGGCGACAACGTCGCCTATGTCCGCCGTGGCAGCACACGTTACCTGATATTCGGTCATCTCTACGATGTACGTCACATGCGCGATCTGACCGCGTCGCGCAAGGCTAGTCGGCCGGCCAGCGATGGAGAGCCGCTACAGAGAACAACAGGTACGGTGCACCGCCAGGCTGTTGCTGACGTGCCTGTCGCCGATGCCATCGTTGCCACCCAGGGCAACGGCGCACGGCGTCTGCTGGTCTTCACCGATCCTGCTTGCGGCTTTTGCCGCGAGCTCGACAAGGAACTGCGGGAACTGCGTGACGTCACGGTACTGCACTACCTGGTGCCGTTCCAGGGCAGAGCACTGCCAGAGGCAATCTGGTGTGCACCGGATCGCGACGCAGCGTACCGGCGGGTCATGACCGATGGCACTGCACCGCAGTCGTCTATATCGGCGTGTGCCATGCCGCTCGAGCGCAACATGGCGCTCGCCGGCCGGCTCGGGATTCGTGTCACGCCCACGCTCGTGTTTGCTGATGGGCGCATTACCGCGGGTGTGCTGCCTTCTGCAGAAATCGAAGCCGGCCTGGCGCGCGCCGCCGATGGGCTCGCAAGGGCCGATGGCATAGCAAGGACCAAATATGGAACTTCTCGCAAACGATAG
- a CDS encoding OmpA family protein encodes MRRYVQHAALMLSAALPLPILLSGCASTPMPDSAQQISGTRPLVGFAIAQLGYDKSSYFGMCLQAACPVVTPKTNALSAQPAVPGDTGQKASPPQARFMKPEGIVIHFDAASAELEQSATAALAQLADQARHAAHITVVGRTDSTGSRAFNQRLAWQRARVVGTFLREQLGIAPARITVEGRGACCYVADNTTSDGRRANRHAVVTFHLAQEALP; translated from the coding sequence ATGAGGCGCTATGTGCAGCATGCGGCGCTGATGCTGTCCGCCGCTCTCCCGTTGCCGATCCTGTTATCGGGCTGCGCCAGCACACCAATGCCGGACAGTGCCCAGCAGATTTCCGGAACACGGCCATTGGTGGGATTCGCGATCGCCCAGCTTGGGTACGATAAATCAAGCTATTTCGGCATGTGCCTTCAAGCTGCTTGCCCGGTGGTGACGCCCAAGACGAACGCGCTTTCCGCGCAACCTGCTGTACCGGGCGATACAGGCCAGAAGGCCTCACCGCCCCAGGCTCGGTTTATGAAACCTGAAGGCATCGTGATTCACTTCGATGCCGCTTCTGCAGAACTGGAGCAATCGGCTACAGCTGCACTGGCCCAGTTAGCCGACCAGGCGCGCCATGCAGCGCACATCACGGTCGTCGGCAGGACGGACAGCACAGGTAGCCGTGCATTCAATCAGCGCCTCGCATGGCAGCGCGCACGTGTCGTGGGCACTTTTCTGCGCGAACAGTTGGGTATTGCACCCGCGCGGATCACAGTGGAAGGGCGCGGCGCGTGCTGCTACGTGGCCGACAACACGACCAGCGACGGTCGCCGGGCCAACCGGCATGCCGTCGTCACATTCCACCTTGCACAAGAGGCCTTGCCATGA
- a CDS encoding TraV family lipoprotein, whose product MELLANDRWGRSTCLAGTLAALALTGCGNLSGLDGSPKFSCKAPEGVHCASVTANYHNRVADGTRQASQAASATPESAGVAMRPGLDPVALRTPVRVLRLWIKAWEDSDHDLVDQSYVYVRINEGQWQVAHVQRAARESYAPLRPPPASPMAQPEPATAPSATSEGAETARSAAGSLPAVGNTR is encoded by the coding sequence ATGGAACTTCTCGCAAACGATAGATGGGGTCGCAGCACGTGCCTGGCCGGAACTCTGGCCGCGTTGGCCTTGACGGGCTGCGGCAACTTGTCCGGGCTCGACGGCTCGCCAAAGTTCAGTTGCAAGGCGCCGGAGGGCGTGCATTGCGCGTCGGTGACCGCCAACTATCACAACCGGGTCGCTGATGGCACCCGGCAAGCGAGTCAGGCAGCGTCGGCAACGCCCGAATCGGCAGGCGTCGCCATGCGTCCTGGTCTCGACCCGGTGGCACTGCGTACACCGGTGCGTGTCCTGAGGCTATGGATCAAGGCATGGGAGGACAGCGACCACGATCTGGTGGACCAATCCTATGTCTATGTCCGCATCAATGAAGGGCAATGGCAGGTCGCCCATGTGCAGCGCGCGGCCCGCGAATCCTACGCGCCACTGCGCCCGCCGCCAGCATCGCCGATGGCACAGCCGGAGCCCGCCACGGCGCCGTCGGCCACGAGCGAAGGTGCTGAAACAGCACGAAGCGCCGCGGGGAGCCTGCCGGCCGTCGGCAATACACGGTAG
- the traE gene encoding type IV conjugative transfer system protein TraE, translating into MDNIRYQDDLRELRVRIRGHRIAMGVLGLCLFVTLLITYELLGAQRVIVMPPQVTKSFWVSGERVSNEYLEQMAGYVAWLMLDVTPASAAWKKDALLGFVAPQDYEALKLRMELEAERLRKINGSTYFQLQQLEPDEEAQTVLMTGRLRTLVNGQETSLLQKRYRLAFQYSGGRTHLRTFKELRDET; encoded by the coding sequence ATGGACAACATCCGCTACCAGGACGATCTGCGGGAACTGCGCGTGCGCATCCGGGGCCACCGGATTGCCATGGGCGTGCTGGGCCTGTGCCTGTTTGTCACGCTGTTGATCACCTATGAACTGCTCGGCGCGCAGCGCGTGATCGTTATGCCGCCGCAGGTGACCAAATCGTTCTGGGTGTCGGGGGAACGCGTCAGCAATGAATACCTGGAGCAGATGGCAGGCTACGTCGCCTGGCTAATGCTCGACGTTACGCCCGCCTCGGCAGCCTGGAAGAAAGATGCCTTGCTGGGCTTTGTCGCGCCACAGGACTATGAAGCGCTGAAGCTACGCATGGAGCTGGAAGCCGAGCGCCTGCGCAAGATCAACGGCAGCACCTATTTTCAGTTGCAGCAACTGGAGCCGGACGAGGAGGCGCAGACGGTCCTGATGACCGGGCGCCTGCGCACGCTGGTCAACGGCCAGGAAACCTCTCTGCTGCAAAAGCGCTATCGCCTGGCCTTCCAGTATTCGGGCGGACGCACCCACCTGAGAACCTTCAAGGAACTTCGCGATGAAACGTAG